From a region of the Haloferax volcanii DS2 genome:
- a CDS encoding helix-turn-helix domain-containing protein encodes MREFEFVVRFSEGTDELMDLFYEYPSLRSRSSVCSSTTDVMWRVDHVVGTPEALSAFEEVFLDETRCNECLDAPDCHTHRNYHVLDRSDNSMTVYTYREEVSNCHSIPRYVLEHVGPGVIFESSRRAGAYRWRILYPGDHPLGELYETIEAQLREGLQLDVEHLTSAGNWDAESRIAADLSSAHWEALETAVEHGYYERPRKVTVEDLSDVLDVPRSTVQYRLRTAEDLVMSQLGDPDS; translated from the coding sequence ATGCGCGAGTTCGAATTCGTCGTTCGCTTCTCGGAGGGAACCGACGAGCTAATGGACCTGTTTTACGAGTACCCGAGCCTGCGGTCCCGGTCGTCGGTCTGCTCGTCCACCACGGACGTGATGTGGCGGGTCGACCACGTCGTCGGCACGCCGGAGGCGCTGTCGGCGTTCGAGGAGGTGTTCCTCGACGAGACGCGGTGTAACGAGTGTCTCGACGCGCCCGACTGCCACACCCATCGCAACTACCACGTCCTCGACCGCTCGGACAACTCGATGACCGTCTACACCTACCGCGAGGAGGTGAGCAACTGCCACTCGATTCCGCGCTACGTCCTCGAACACGTCGGGCCGGGGGTCATCTTCGAGTCGTCCCGCCGCGCGGGCGCGTACCGCTGGCGCATTCTCTATCCCGGCGACCACCCGCTCGGCGAACTGTACGAGACCATCGAGGCGCAGCTCAGAGAGGGACTGCAACTGGACGTCGAACACCTCACGAGCGCCGGTAACTGGGACGCCGAGTCGCGCATCGCGGCCGACCTCTCGTCGGCTCACTGGGAGGCGCTCGAAACCGCCGTCGAACACGGCTACTACGAGCGCCCGCGAAAGGTGACCGTCGAAGACCTCAGCGACGTGCTCGACGTGCCACGTTCGACGGTTCAGTACCGACTGCGAACCGCCGAGGACCTCGTGATGTCGCAACTCGGTGACCCCGACTCGTAG
- a CDS encoding 5'-deoxyadenosine deaminase, giving the protein MLLAGTVVVDASTIIEEGAVVVDGDRIVAVGAHADLTDRYPNHERREFGIVAPGLVGGHVHSVQSLGRGIADDTELLDWLFDHVLPMEAGLDAEGMRVAAELGYLECIESGTTTVVDHLSVRHAEEAFEAAGEMGIRGRIGKVLMDTNAPEGLQEDTDAGLAESERLIERYHDSFDGRIQYAVTPRFAVTCSEACLRGARDLADRYDGVRIHTHASENRSEIETVEDETGMRNIHWLDEVGLTGDDVVLAHCVHTDDSERDVLAETGTHVTYCPSSNMKLASGIAPIPDYLDRGINVALGNDGPPCNNTLDPFTEMRQASLLQKVDALDPTSTPAATVFEMATRNGAKAAGFDRVGELREGWKADIVGIDADRTRATPLHDVLSHLVFAAHGDDVVFTMVDGDVLYDEGEHVRADADGIRKRARAVADGLDSAPTSD; this is encoded by the coding sequence ATGTTACTCGCGGGAACGGTGGTCGTCGACGCGTCCACCATCATCGAAGAGGGTGCCGTCGTCGTCGACGGCGACCGAATCGTCGCGGTCGGAGCGCACGCGGACCTCACAGACCGGTATCCTAACCACGAGCGACGCGAGTTCGGCATCGTCGCGCCGGGACTGGTCGGCGGGCACGTCCACTCGGTGCAGTCGCTCGGAAGGGGCATCGCCGACGACACCGAACTCTTGGATTGGCTCTTCGACCACGTACTCCCGATGGAGGCCGGTCTCGACGCCGAGGGGATGCGCGTCGCCGCCGAACTCGGCTACCTCGAATGCATCGAGTCCGGCACGACGACGGTCGTCGACCACCTCTCGGTTCGACACGCCGAGGAGGCGTTCGAGGCGGCGGGCGAGATGGGTATCCGCGGACGCATCGGGAAGGTGCTCATGGACACGAACGCTCCCGAGGGACTCCAAGAAGACACCGACGCGGGCCTCGCCGAGTCCGAGCGCCTCATCGAGCGCTATCACGACAGTTTCGACGGGCGCATCCAGTACGCCGTCACGCCGCGGTTCGCCGTCACCTGCTCCGAAGCGTGTCTGCGGGGCGCCCGCGACCTCGCGGACCGCTACGACGGCGTCCGCATCCACACCCACGCGAGCGAGAACCGAAGCGAAATCGAGACGGTCGAAGACGAGACGGGAATGCGCAACATCCACTGGCTCGACGAAGTCGGTCTCACCGGCGACGACGTCGTCCTCGCACACTGCGTCCACACCGACGACTCCGAGCGCGACGTGCTCGCAGAGACCGGCACGCACGTCACCTACTGCCCGTCGTCGAACATGAAGCTCGCGTCGGGTATCGCGCCGATTCCCGACTACCTCGACCGCGGCATCAACGTCGCACTCGGCAACGACGGCCCGCCGTGTAACAACACGCTCGACCCCTTCACCGAGATGCGACAGGCCAGTCTCCTCCAGAAAGTCGATGCGCTCGACCCGACGAGCACGCCCGCCGCGACCGTTTTCGAGATGGCGACCCGCAACGGCGCGAAGGCCGCCGGCTTCGACCGCGTCGGCGAACTCCGCGAGGGGTGGAAGGCCGACATCGTCGGTATCGACGCCGACCGCACGCGAGCGACGCCGCTCCACGACGTGCTGTCTCATCTCGTCTTCGCCGCCCACGGCGACGACGTGGTGTTCACCATGGTCGATGGCGACGTGCTCTACGACGAGGGCGAACACGTCCGCGCGGACGCCGACGGCATCCGAAAACGGGCACGGGCGGTCGCTGACGGTCTCGACTCGGCACCGACGAGCGACTGA
- a CDS encoding GNAT family N-acetyltransferase: protein MTVRLRAATPSDLPAIREIYAPFVENTAISFAYDPPSVADLETKLEQKTDYPWLVCELDGEVAGYAYAGAIRERIAYRWAVETSIYVRPEFQRRGVARGLYTALLDLLERQGYVSAVAVITTPNPASIAFHESFGFERVGRFERVGYKGDAWHDVEWWSLDLDDRPDDPDAPLSVADARDRDWWDDALTRGAALVENSA from the coding sequence ATGACCGTCCGACTCCGCGCGGCGACGCCGTCCGACCTCCCCGCGATTCGGGAGATTTACGCGCCGTTCGTCGAGAACACCGCGATTTCGTTCGCCTACGACCCGCCGAGCGTCGCGGACCTCGAAACGAAACTGGAGCAGAAGACCGACTACCCGTGGCTCGTCTGCGAACTCGACGGCGAGGTGGCCGGCTACGCCTACGCCGGCGCGATTCGAGAGCGCATCGCCTACCGGTGGGCCGTCGAGACATCGATTTACGTCCGCCCTGAGTTCCAGCGCCGCGGCGTCGCCCGCGGTCTCTACACGGCGCTTTTGGACCTGCTCGAACGGCAGGGCTACGTCTCGGCCGTCGCCGTCATCACGACGCCGAACCCCGCGAGCATCGCCTTCCACGAGTCGTTCGGCTTCGAGCGCGTCGGCCGCTTCGAGCGCGTCGGCTACAAAGGCGACGCGTGGCACGACGTGGAGTGGTGGAGCCTCGACCTCGACGACCGACCCGACGACCCCGACGCGCCGCTGTCCGTCGCCGACGCTCGCGACCGTGACTGGTGGGACGACGCGCTCACCCGCGGTGCGGCGCTCGTCGAAAACAGCGCATAA
- a CDS encoding redox-regulated ATPase YchF produces the protein MSYKIGLVGKPSVGKSSFFNAATMNDVPEGAYPFTTIDPSIGEAYVRVECAAPEFDESCTPSVGYCDHGMRFVPVKLVDVAGLIPGAHEGKGLGNQFLTDLNEADVLVHVVDFSGETDIEGEATEGHDPREDIDFLENELDMWYLGVLEKGIDRYRSGYHGEDKDIEVDLAEQMSAFKTNKDEIKQIILSLGLELDPDEWDDADKESLAREIRKRTKPIIIAANKMDKPVSQENYEEITADSDYEHLTFVPTSAHAEKALKKADEGGVVDYRPGDDDFDIVGDVSDKQEAGLEQIREFVTEFGGTGVQQSLENALFDVMGAIAIFPGSANGKSDSQGVFRDCFILPEGSTTEDFAYHLHSDIGDGLLHGIDCYSKRQIGSDHELSHRDVVEIVSTN, from the coding sequence ATGAGTTACAAGATCGGTCTCGTCGGAAAACCGTCCGTCGGGAAGTCGAGTTTCTTCAACGCGGCGACGATGAACGACGTACCCGAGGGTGCGTATCCGTTTACGACCATCGACCCCTCTATCGGCGAGGCGTACGTCCGCGTCGAGTGTGCGGCCCCGGAGTTCGACGAGTCGTGTACGCCCTCGGTCGGCTACTGCGACCACGGAATGCGGTTCGTCCCCGTCAAACTCGTGGACGTGGCGGGGCTCATCCCCGGCGCGCACGAGGGGAAGGGCCTCGGAAACCAGTTCCTCACCGACCTCAACGAGGCGGACGTGCTCGTCCACGTCGTCGACTTCTCCGGTGAGACGGACATCGAAGGCGAGGCGACGGAGGGACACGACCCCCGCGAGGACATCGACTTCCTCGAAAACGAACTGGACATGTGGTACCTCGGTGTCTTAGAGAAGGGTATCGACCGCTACCGCTCGGGCTATCACGGCGAGGACAAAGATATCGAAGTCGACCTCGCGGAGCAGATGTCCGCGTTCAAGACGAACAAGGACGAAATCAAGCAGATAATCCTTTCTCTCGGCTTGGAACTCGACCCCGACGAGTGGGACGACGCGGACAAGGAGTCGCTCGCCCGCGAGATTCGAAAGCGCACGAAGCCGATCATCATCGCGGCGAACAAGATGGACAAACCGGTCTCCCAGGAGAACTACGAGGAGATCACGGCCGATTCGGACTACGAACACCTGACGTTCGTCCCGACCTCGGCGCACGCGGAGAAGGCGCTGAAGAAGGCCGACGAGGGCGGCGTCGTCGATTACCGCCCCGGCGACGACGACTTCGACATCGTCGGCGACGTGAGCGACAAACAGGAGGCGGGCCTCGAACAGATTCGCGAGTTCGTCACCGAGTTCGGCGGCACGGGCGTCCAACAGTCGCTCGAAAACGCGCTGTTCGACGTGATGGGAGCGATTGCCATCTTCCCCGGCAGCGCCAACGGCAAGAGCGACTCGCAGGGCGTCTTCCGCGACTGCTTTATCCTGCCCGAGGGTTCGACGACCGAGGACTTCGCGTACCATCTGCATTCGGACATCGGCGACGGCCTCCTCCACGGCATCGACTGTTACTCGAAGCGCCAAATCGGGTCTGACCACGAGCTTTCGCACCGCGACGTGGTCGAAATCGTCTCCACCAACTGA
- a CDS encoding non-histone chromosomal MC1 family protein: MVREDGKRNFVLREEDGTETSVFSGSMPRQAALKAARRLDPAGSEDDAKSDAVEIRLREKGTDKVHIFDAWAWNSSAPEDKPGWMEGKITKGNVSKKGIEHLDE; encoded by the coding sequence ATGGTACGCGAGGACGGTAAGCGAAACTTCGTGCTCCGAGAGGAGGACGGTACAGAGACGAGTGTGTTTTCGGGCAGCATGCCGAGACAGGCGGCGCTCAAGGCGGCCCGACGACTCGACCCCGCCGGCTCCGAGGACGACGCGAAGTCGGACGCGGTCGAGATTCGACTCCGGGAGAAAGGGACTGATAAAGTCCACATCTTCGACGCGTGGGCGTGGAACAGCAGCGCCCCCGAGGACAAGCCCGGCTGGATGGAGGGGAAGATTACCAAAGGAAACGTTTCCAAGAAGGGAATCGAGCACCTCGACGAGTAA
- a CDS encoding quinone-dependent dihydroorotate dehydrogenase, translating into MNPYRLAKPLLFSLPPETAHRTIHGLLAAARGTPAEPLLERRYRVDDARLATRAFGLDFPNPVGVAAGFDKNAEIPTVLSALGFGHVEVGGVTAEPQPGNPRPRMFRLPEDEALINRMGLNNEGADAVGERLAAGPHPDIPVGVNLALSEVTPTEEAPEDYRYTYERVADGADYFVVNVSCPNSEGFRDLQNRVSLEAILGTLVDAGADPLLVKLSPDLPDPAVEDALEVVDDLGLDGVIASNTTTSRPDTLRNPNRAERGGLSGKPIEAEATNMIRFIAERTDVPVVGVGGVSDAESAYRKIRAGAEMVQLYTGMVYEGPSIARDINRGLLDLLDRDGFDDVADAVGSGL; encoded by the coding sequence ATGAACCCCTACCGACTCGCCAAACCACTCCTGTTTTCGCTCCCGCCCGAGACCGCCCACCGGACCATTCACGGCCTGCTCGCGGCCGCGCGCGGCACGCCCGCCGAACCGCTCTTGGAGCGGCGCTACCGCGTCGACGACGCCCGGCTCGCCACGCGCGCGTTCGGCCTCGACTTCCCGAACCCGGTCGGCGTCGCGGCCGGCTTCGACAAGAACGCCGAGATACCCACCGTCCTCTCGGCGCTCGGTTTCGGCCACGTCGAGGTCGGCGGTGTCACCGCGGAGCCGCAGCCCGGAAACCCGCGCCCGCGGATGTTCCGCCTCCCCGAAGACGAGGCGCTCATCAACCGTATGGGCCTCAACAACGAGGGCGCGGACGCGGTCGGAGAGCGCCTCGCCGCCGGACCGCACCCCGATATCCCGGTCGGTGTCAACCTCGCGCTCTCGGAGGTGACGCCCACCGAGGAGGCCCCCGAGGACTACCGCTACACCTACGAGCGCGTTGCCGACGGCGCGGACTACTTCGTCGTCAACGTCTCGTGTCCCAACAGCGAGGGGTTCCGCGACTTGCAGAACCGCGTCTCCCTCGAAGCGATTCTCGGGACGCTCGTCGACGCCGGTGCCGACCCGCTGCTCGTGAAACTCTCGCCGGACCTCCCGGACCCCGCCGTGGAGGACGCGCTCGAAGTCGTCGACGACCTCGGACTCGACGGCGTTATCGCCAGCAACACGACCACCTCGCGGCCCGACACCCTGCGGAACCCAAACCGGGCAGAACGCGGCGGCCTCTCCGGGAAGCCAATCGAGGCCGAGGCCACGAACATGATTCGCTTCATCGCCGAGCGGACCGACGTGCCCGTCGTCGGCGTCGGCGGCGTCTCGGACGCCGAAAGCGCCTACAGAAAGATTCGCGCCGGGGCCGAGATGGTCCAACTCTACACGGGCATGGTCTACGAGGGACCGTCTATCGCCCGCGACATCAACCGCGGCCTCCTCGACCTGCTCGACCGCGACGGCTTCGACGACGTGGCCGACGCCGTCGGGTCGGGACTGTAA
- a CDS encoding DUF6498-containing protein, translated as MRPPSTRVSGVLAVLVSNAVAPLGVLFLGWAPAALFGVFVAEIAAVLWWTLVKIPFAAKRPNNAIGDGDRLFGPLQAKRGSVSLPGPLPPGYLRNVPTLLIAAFLLVPLELAVAFVAFGLTDPVVTDEVAGQILLGGAGVFVGRGVKTVTKYFAAGSYRDHSARSVLLPPFKFLFAAGLLMFVFGPFAVELENDVFLVVLVGLKLLYDLRALQLERSETRGVFYRLYGSEETEIEPIPVEEPTGAPTYRTAPARAVALTDAVYQSLRYTVTSGVLWCYGVAAALVFFGAWTFALAPLALAAAFGTLRGVSRYLETGPVEFRCYGDVLVAHDALLDEPQARLERDAVTEVGVSTHAVDRLFGTETVRFETDVDTTPDVQLTVPDPEEVRTDDANANHPMTVPHVQDAAAVLAAFDGGGETEAEAESEAETEAETETEAETEAESETPVPSRDG; from the coding sequence GTGCGCCCGCCCTCCACTCGTGTCTCCGGCGTGCTCGCGGTTCTCGTCTCGAACGCCGTCGCGCCGCTCGGCGTCCTGTTTCTCGGTTGGGCACCGGCCGCGCTCTTCGGCGTGTTCGTCGCCGAAATCGCCGCCGTGCTGTGGTGGACGCTCGTGAAGATACCCTTCGCGGCCAAGCGCCCCAACAACGCCATCGGCGACGGGGACCGGCTGTTCGGCCCGTTGCAGGCCAAACGAGGGTCGGTTTCGCTGCCCGGACCGCTCCCGCCGGGCTATCTTCGGAACGTCCCGACGCTCCTCATCGCGGCGTTCCTGCTCGTCCCGCTCGAACTCGCCGTCGCCTTCGTCGCCTTCGGCCTGACCGACCCGGTCGTCACCGACGAGGTCGCCGGACAAATCCTGCTGGGCGGCGCGGGCGTGTTCGTCGGGCGGGGTGTGAAAACGGTTACCAAATACTTCGCCGCGGGCAGCTACCGCGACCACTCCGCGCGGTCGGTGTTGCTTCCCCCGTTCAAGTTCCTGTTCGCCGCCGGACTGCTGATGTTCGTCTTCGGGCCGTTCGCGGTCGAACTCGAAAACGACGTGTTCCTCGTGGTTCTCGTCGGCCTGAAACTCCTCTACGACCTCCGCGCGCTCCAGCTCGAACGGAGCGAAACGCGAGGCGTCTTCTACCGTCTCTACGGGAGCGAGGAGACCGAGATAGAACCGATTCCGGTCGAGGAGCCGACGGGAGCGCCGACCTATCGAACCGCGCCCGCCCGCGCGGTCGCCCTCACCGATGCGGTCTACCAGAGCCTCCGGTACACGGTCACCAGCGGCGTGCTGTGGTGCTACGGCGTCGCCGCCGCGCTCGTCTTCTTCGGCGCGTGGACGTTCGCGCTCGCGCCGCTCGCCCTCGCCGCCGCGTTCGGGACCCTCCGGGGAGTCTCCCGCTATCTCGAAACCGGCCCCGTCGAGTTCCGGTGCTACGGCGACGTACTCGTCGCCCACGACGCGCTGTTAGACGAGCCGCAAGCCCGCCTCGAACGCGACGCGGTCACCGAGGTCGGCGTGTCCACCCACGCCGTCGACCGCCTGTTCGGCACGGAGACGGTGCGGTTCGAGACCGACGTGGACACGACACCGGACGTGCAACTCACGGTCCCCGACCCCGAGGAGGTCCGCACCGACGACGCGAACGCGAACCACCCGATGACGGTTCCCCACGTCCAAGACGCGGCCGCGGTGCTGGCCGCCTTCGACGGCGGCGGCGAAACTGAGGCTGAAGCTGAGTCGGAGGCGGAGACGGAAGCTGAGACCGAGACAGAAGCCGAAACCGAGGCCGAGAGCGAGACACCAGTGCCGAGCCGCGACGGCTGA
- a CDS encoding valine--tRNA ligase has protein sequence MPSGEYDPETVEAKWQERWVDEDLYAYPERAVDPDTVFSIDSPPPTVSGSLHWGHVYGFTLQDFVARFTRMRGDEVYFPFGYDDNGIASELLTEDELGIKHQDYERREFQKLCREVTAEYESEFTEKMQNLGISIDWDQTYQTISPEVQRVSQLSFVDLYEKGRQYRQRAPAIWCPECETAISQVETEDDEQGSHFHDIEFGVADSEESFVISTTRPELLPACVAVFVHPDDDDNAHLVGQEAEIPLFGQRVPILEDERVDLETGTGLVMCCTFGDQTDIEWYQAHDLPLRVAIDESGTMTEEADDYAGLSADEAREAIVSDLDDAGALLDKRAITHTVNVHERCGTSVEFLVKDQWYIKLLDKREEYLEAGEQMDWYPEKMFTRYKNWIEGLQWDWAISRQRSSGIPFPVWYCEDCEHVVVADREDLPVDPLSDGPPVDACPECGHDEFAAEDDVFDTWATSSLTPLINAGWDWNPETEAMELDRPELYPFDMRPQGHDIISFWLFHTVVKCYEHTGEVPFDSVMINGMVLDENREKMSKSVGNVVSPDEVLEKFPVDAARYWAAGSAVGDDLPYQEKGLVAGEKLMRKLWNASKLVESLTEDAPAEFDHDDLKAIDRWLLASLDRELEFVTEKLENREFSKARDRLRSFFWHTFCDDYLEIAKQRVREGDDPSAAYTLQTAHKRFLACFAPILAHVTEELWRDMYDEASVHDQPWPEPLGLDADVAAGETAMAVVGALRKYKSDNQLSMNAPVDLVEVYGDIHGFEEDVSGVMHIEKLELLDEEPEIESVVTGVDLDYSLVGPEYGAQVPDIEAALEGDDYEVEDGVMHVAGVELDPEMFTIEESREYVGDGDMLEAGDAIVIVQHAD, from the coding sequence ATGCCGAGCGGAGAATACGACCCGGAAACCGTCGAGGCGAAGTGGCAAGAGAGGTGGGTCGACGAAGACCTGTACGCGTACCCGGAGCGTGCGGTAGACCCCGACACCGTCTTCTCCATCGACTCACCGCCGCCGACGGTGTCCGGAAGCTTGCATTGGGGCCACGTCTACGGCTTCACCCTCCAGGACTTCGTCGCCCGGTTCACCCGGATGCGCGGCGACGAGGTGTACTTCCCGTTCGGTTACGACGACAACGGCATCGCGTCGGAGCTCCTGACCGAGGACGAACTCGGCATCAAACACCAGGACTACGAGCGACGCGAGTTCCAGAAGCTCTGCCGCGAGGTCACGGCGGAGTACGAAAGCGAGTTCACGGAGAAGATGCAGAACCTCGGTATCTCCATCGACTGGGACCAGACGTACCAGACGATTTCGCCCGAGGTCCAGCGCGTCTCGCAGCTCTCTTTCGTCGACCTCTACGAGAAGGGCCGGCAGTACCGCCAGCGCGCGCCCGCCATCTGGTGTCCCGAGTGCGAGACCGCTATCTCGCAGGTCGAGACCGAAGACGACGAACAGGGCTCGCACTTCCACGACATCGAGTTCGGCGTGGCCGATTCCGAGGAGTCGTTCGTCATCTCCACGACGCGGCCCGAACTGCTCCCCGCCTGCGTCGCCGTCTTCGTCCACCCCGACGACGACGACAACGCGCACCTCGTCGGGCAGGAAGCCGAGATTCCGCTGTTCGGCCAGCGGGTCCCCATCCTCGAAGACGAGCGCGTCGACCTCGAAACGGGCACGGGCCTCGTCATGTGCTGTACCTTCGGTGACCAGACCGACATCGAGTGGTATCAGGCCCACGACCTGCCGCTCCGCGTCGCCATCGACGAGTCCGGCACGATGACCGAGGAGGCCGACGACTACGCCGGGCTCTCTGCCGACGAGGCGCGGGAGGCCATCGTCTCCGACCTCGACGACGCCGGGGCGCTCCTCGACAAGCGCGCCATCACGCACACGGTCAACGTCCACGAGCGCTGCGGCACGAGCGTCGAGTTCCTCGTCAAGGACCAGTGGTACATCAAACTGCTCGACAAGCGCGAGGAGTACCTCGAAGCCGGCGAGCAGATGGACTGGTACCCCGAGAAGATGTTCACGCGGTACAAGAACTGGATAGAGGGGCTCCAGTGGGACTGGGCCATCTCGCGGCAGCGCTCCTCGGGGATTCCGTTCCCCGTCTGGTACTGCGAGGACTGCGAGCACGTCGTCGTCGCCGACCGCGAAGACCTGCCGGTCGACCCGCTTTCCGACGGCCCGCCGGTCGACGCCTGTCCCGAGTGCGGCCACGACGAGTTCGCCGCCGAGGACGACGTGTTCGACACCTGGGCCACTTCGTCGCTCACGCCCCTCATCAACGCCGGGTGGGACTGGAACCCCGAGACGGAGGCGATGGAACTCGACCGGCCCGAACTCTACCCGTTCGATATGCGCCCGCAGGGCCACGACATCATCTCCTTTTGGCTGTTCCACACGGTCGTCAAGTGCTACGAGCACACCGGCGAGGTCCCGTTCGACAGCGTCATGATAAACGGGATGGTCCTCGACGAGAACCGCGAGAAGATGTCGAAGTCCGTCGGCAACGTCGTCTCGCCGGACGAGGTTCTAGAGAAGTTCCCGGTCGACGCCGCCCGCTACTGGGCCGCCGGGAGCGCCGTCGGCGACGACCTCCCGTATCAGGAGAAGGGTCTCGTCGCGGGCGAGAAGCTCATGCGGAAGCTCTGGAACGCCTCGAAGCTCGTCGAGAGCCTCACCGAGGACGCGCCCGCCGAGTTCGACCACGACGACCTGAAGGCCATCGACCGCTGGCTGCTCGCGTCGCTCGACCGCGAACTCGAGTTCGTCACGGAGAAACTGGAGAACCGCGAGTTCTCGAAGGCGCGCGACCGCCTGCGCAGTTTCTTCTGGCACACGTTCTGCGACGACTACCTCGAAATCGCCAAACAGCGCGTCCGCGAGGGCGACGACCCCTCGGCGGCGTACACGCTCCAGACCGCCCACAAGCGGTTCCTGGCCTGCTTCGCGCCCATCCTCGCGCACGTCACGGAGGAACTCTGGCGCGACATGTACGACGAGGCGAGCGTCCACGACCAGCCGTGGCCCGAACCGCTCGGCCTCGACGCCGACGTGGCGGCCGGCGAGACGGCGATGGCCGTCGTCGGCGCGCTCCGTAAGTACAAAAGCGACAACCAGCTCTCGATGAACGCCCCGGTCGACCTCGTGGAAGTGTACGGCGACATCCACGGCTTCGAGGAGGACGTGAGCGGCGTGATGCACATCGAGAAACTCGAGCTCCTCGACGAGGAGCCCGAAATCGAGTCGGTCGTGACCGGCGTCGACCTCGATTACTCGCTCGTCGGCCCCGAGTACGGCGCGCAGGTCCCGGACATCGAGGCCGCGCTCGAAGGCGACGACTACGAGGTCGAAGACGGCGTGATGCACGTCGCGGGCGTCGAACTCGACCCCGAGATGTTCACTATCGAGGAGTCCCGCGAGTACGTCGGCGACGGCGACATGCTCGAAGCCGGCGACGCCATCGTCATCGTCCAGCACGCCGACTGA
- a CDS encoding trans-sulfuration enzyme family protein has protein sequence MNDSDVRRETLAVTHGERGQAPAPGVEDVVVPVHLSSTYSVPSIDPDADLETLDPDAGEYLYSRLSNPTRNALEHRLAALEGADHALAFVSGTAAIAATMTAVVRPGDHIVAFEDLYGGTKTMLTRLFADRLNVDVSFVDATDPENVAAAMREETALVWMETPTNPLMHLCDIEAIAAIADEGDAVFGVDNTFLSPQFQTPLSLGADVVVHSTTKYLNGHSDSIGGAVVTDREDVLEELTFLQRVGMGSMLSPFDSYLTLRGIKTLPLRMRQHETNAMEIAEFLDSHEAVTRVLYPGLESHPQHDLAARQQSGFGGVLSFELDTDLDGTAEFLGALREFPLAVSLGGVESLIEHPATMTHSPLSQTERDALGISDSLLRLSVGVEHVDDLRSDLASALSVL, from the coding sequence ATGAACGATAGTGATGTTCGTCGCGAGACGCTGGCGGTGACCCACGGCGAGCGCGGGCAGGCCCCGGCCCCGGGCGTCGAGGACGTCGTCGTTCCGGTCCACCTCTCGTCGACCTACTCGGTGCCGAGCATCGACCCCGACGCGGACTTGGAGACGCTCGACCCCGACGCGGGCGAGTACCTCTACTCGCGGCTGTCGAACCCGACGCGGAACGCGCTGGAACACCGGCTCGCGGCGCTGGAAGGGGCCGACCACGCGCTGGCGTTCGTCTCCGGCACGGCGGCCATCGCCGCGACGATGACCGCGGTGGTCCGGCCGGGCGACCACATCGTCGCGTTCGAGGACCTCTACGGCGGGACGAAGACGATGCTCACCCGGCTGTTCGCCGACCGGCTGAACGTGGACGTGTCGTTCGTGGACGCCACCGACCCCGAGAACGTCGCGGCCGCGATGCGCGAGGAGACGGCGCTCGTCTGGATGGAGACGCCGACGAACCCGCTCATGCACCTCTGCGACATCGAGGCCATCGCGGCCATCGCCGACGAGGGCGACGCGGTCTTCGGCGTGGACAACACCTTCCTCAGCCCGCAGTTCCAGACCCCGCTGTCGCTCGGGGCCGACGTGGTCGTCCACAGCACCACGAAGTACCTCAACGGCCATTCGGACTCCATCGGCGGCGCGGTCGTCACCGACCGCGAGGACGTACTGGAGGAGCTCACGTTCCTCCAGCGCGTCGGGATGGGGTCGATGCTCTCACCGTTCGACTCCTACCTGACGCTCCGGGGCATCAAGACGCTCCCCCTGCGGATGCGCCAGCACGAGACCAACGCGATGGAAATCGCCGAATTCCTCGACTCCCACGAGGCGGTTACGCGAGTGCTGTATCCGGGGCTGGAGTCCCATCCGCAGCACGACCTCGCGGCCCGCCAGCAGTCCGGCTTCGGCGGCGTGTTGTCGTTCGAACTCGACACCGACCTCGACGGGACCGCCGAGTTCCTCGGCGCACTCCGGGAGTTCCCGCTGGCGGTCAGCCTCGGCGGCGTCGAGAGCCTCATCGAGCATCCGGCGACGATGACGCACTCGCCGCTCTCGCAGACCGAACGCGACGCGCTCGGCATCTCCGATTCGCTGTTGCGGCTGTCGGTGGGCGTCGAGCACGTCGACGACCTGCGCTCGGACCTCGCGTCGGCGCTGTCGGTCCTCTGA